GCTGCCCCACCTCGCCCTTAAGCCAGCCCGCCCTGGCCGCCCCGGCTCTGAAACGAGACCCAGGCGGCCTTCAGGCGCGCGGCGGCTTCGGGCAGGCGGGCGGGGTCCAGGGTAAAGGGCAGGCGCAGGTAACGGTCGGGCAGGGGCGAGACCCCCATGCTGGCGCCCGGGAACAGGCGCAGGCCGTGACCAGCGGCGTGGTGGGTAAAGCGGCTGGCGTCGGGGGTGGGCAGTTGCACCCACAGAAACTGGCCGCCGCGCGGCACCTCGAAGTGCCACTCCGGCAGCTCGGCGCGCAGCAGTCCGGCCAGCAGGTCGCGGGCTGGGGTCACGGCCTCGCGGCGGGCGCGGCGCAGCCCCGGCAGGTCGGCCAGCAGGTGCAGGGCGGCGTGCTGGGCCATCAGGCTGCCGCCGAAATCGGCCAGGGTCTTGGCCTGGGCCAGCGGCGCGGCCAGCATGGGCGGCAGGCGCATCCACCCCACCCGCAGCCCTGCCCAGTACAGCTTGGAGAGCGACCCCACGTTGATGATCGGGGCTTGCGGCGCGTATACGCTCATGCGGGGCGGCGGCGGCTCGTCGGTAAAACCCAGGTCCAGCAGCGTGTCGTCTTCCAGGGTGGGCAGCGCGCGGTCGTGCAGAAAGGCGGCCAGCCGTTCGCGGGCGCGTGCGGGCAGCACCTGCCCGGTGGGGTTCTGAAACGTGGGGGTCAGGAAGGCGAGGCGCGGGGCGTGCGCGGCGGCCAGCCGCATGAAGGTGTCGGCCTGCAGGCCGTGGCCCTCCACCGGCACCCCCACCAGCTCGGCCCCGGCGGCGCGCATCACGTCAATGGCGCCGAAGTAGGTGGGGGTTTCCAGCAGGGTCACGTCGCCCCGGCGCAGCAGGGTGGCGGCACTCAGGGCGATGGCCTGCTGGGCGCCGCTGGTCACCACCACCTGCTCGGGCCGGGTGGGCAGGCCATCTCTGGTGTACAGCTCGGCCAGCAGGGCGCGCAGGTCCGGCAGGCCGTGGGGGTGATACACGCTCTCGACAAAGGCGTGCTGGCTGGCGCGGCGCAGCTGATCGCGCTGGGCATCCGTGAGCAGCGGCACCGCAATCGTGAAGTCCAGATCGGGGGCCGCGCCTTCGGCCACGGGCGTGCGGAGGGTCAGCAGCGGCGCAGCGCGCGGGGCCCCCCCCGACACCCGGGTGCCGCTGCCCACCCGCCGGGTGAGCCAGCCACCCGCCGTCAGTTCCTCGTAGGCCGTGACCACGGTGGCGCGGCTGACCCCCAGCAGGGCCGCCAATGGTCGCTCGGCGGGCAGGCGCTCGGCGGGGGCCAGTTCGCCGCGTTCAATGGCGGCGCGCAACTGGGCCTGCAGGCGCCCATGCAGTGGCCCCGGGTGCTCACGCCAGCCGCGCAGCAGGGCAGTCCAGCGTGGGGCATCAGGCAAGGATGGAGCGGCCATGCCCTCAGGGTACAGGCCAGTGCCGTGCAGACAAGCAGGCCAATCCCCAGGCCATTGCCCCTACCGGCCGGGCCAATGCCGGGCGCACACTGGGCCGCATGACCACTGCGCGCGCCCGCTGGCGGCCCCTCACCTTCTGGCAGGACACCCACCCCAGTGCCGTGCTGGCGGGTGCAGTGGCGGTGCTGATTGGCTGGGCCGGGCCCAACGTCCTCATCTCCGCCGTGGCCCAGGCGGCCGACCTTCCCAGCAGCGTGGCGATGTCGTGGCTGTGGGCGCACGCGGTGTTTGCCGGCGTCACGGGCATCGTGCTCAGCCTGCGCACCCGCATGCCCATTCTGAGCACTTGGAGCACCCCCGGGATCGCCTTTCTGGTCACCGCCCTGCCCGGCATCCCGTTCCCCGAGGCGGTGGGGGCCTTTCTGCTCTCGGGCCTGCTGGTGTTTTTGCTGGGGGCGTTTCCGCCGCTGGTCCGGGCCCTGCAGGCCATGCCAGCGCCGCTGGCTGCCGCGCTGAACGCCGCCATTTTGCTGCCCTTTGCTTTCCGCGCTCTGCAGGCGTTCGGCGAGGCGCCGGCCCTGGTGGGCGTGATGATCGCGGCCTTCTTTCTGCTGCGGCCGGTCGCGCCGCGCTGGGCGGTGGCGGGCGTGCTGCTCAGCGGCGTGGTGGCCACTGCGGTTCTGGGCCTGGGGCACCCGGCGCCGCTGACCCTGGCCCTCACCCGCCCCGAATTCGTGTGGCCCCAGTTCAGCCTGCACGCCACCCTGAATCTGGCGTTGCCGCTGACCGTGCTGGCCTTTACCGGACAGTTCGTGCCGGGCTTCGGGGTGCTGAAAACCAACGGCTACGAACCCGCCCCCGGGCCCATCCTGCGAGCCTGCGGGCTGGCGAGCATGGGCGCGGCCGTTTTTGGCTGCCACAACCTGACACTGGGGGCGCTGCTGGCGAACATCGTGAGTGGCCCCGACGCCCACCCGGCCGCCGACAAACGCTACGTGGCTGCCGTCTGGGCGGGCGCCCTGAACATTCTGGTGGGCCTGTTCGCGGGCACCTTCCTGCACCTGATGGGCCTGTTACCGCCCCAGGCCCTGGCCGCCCTGGCGGGGCTGGCCCTGCTGTCGGCCACCGGAAACAGCCTGCACGCGGCGTTTCAGGGGGCGGCGGCCGGCAGTCTGGCAGCCCCGGTGGTGCTGGCGGTGACCCTGAGCGGTGTGGCGCCCCTGGGCATTGGCGCGGCTTTCTGGGGCATTCTGGCGGGGCTGGCCGTGTACGCCCTGGAACGCCGCAGCCCCCGGGCCACCTCCTGACCCTGGCAGACCGCCGGGGCCAGCTGGCTGCTCTTGACAGCACACCCAAGACCCGCTATCCTTATGCTTCTGGTCCGACGGGGCCGTGCAGTGCAAGCCACGATATTCCATGCGGAATGGGGCACAAACGCACTTGAGGGAGGCGTCCACCTCTAGGATTTACAAAAACACGGACGCGCGAGCAGAGGCGAGTGGCCGGTCACCCCGGCGCCTTTGAACCACAAGCAAATGCGGCTTCCCTTTTTGGGAAGCCGCTGCTGCTTTTGCGGTGGGGCTTCAGGGAGGAGGCAGAGCCGCGCAGGTGGCGGTTTCAGCGCTGGGTTCCAGGCGCAGCACGCAGCGGCGCGTGCCGTCCTGGCTGCGCAACTCGCCGGTGCGGGCCACCGCGCTGCGGCGCACGAGGCCGTAGCCTTCGTCGTCCAGCGGAATCCGCTCGCCGTCCAGGTACAGGTCGGCGTCGGCAGCAAATTCGCCGGGGGCCCAGGCAAAGCGCACAAAGGTGGACACCGTGAAGTTGCTGCGCCAGTCCACCAGGGTGAGGCCCGTGGGGGCGGGCAACACTTCCAGGTCCGGTGCCGCCACCGAGATGCCCAGGGGCAGGTCGCGCGAGCGCACCCGGATCAACACCGTCTGCCCGGGTAACACGTTGGTGATCAGGGCGTCTCCACGCGCGTTGGTGGTTACGGTTCCTGCGCCCTCAACCGTCAGGAGCACGCCGCTGACCCCTGTGCGAATCAGCAAGCCGCGCTGGGTGAGGCCGGAGGTCAGCTGCACTTGGCCGTCGAGCATGCTCACGGCCCCCTGAACCCGAACGGCCGCGCCGCGCAGGCTCACACTGGCGTCGGCGTCCACGCCACGGGCCAGGGTGTAGGTGGCGCTTACGTCCTCGCGCGAGGCCCGCAGCGTGAGCGCCTGCGTGGTGTCTGGCTGGTAAGAGAGCGCGGCGCCGGGCGACACGCTGCCTGGACCAGCCACGACGCTGCCGCTGACCTGCAGTTTGGGACTGAAGGTATATACCCCGCTGAGCTGGGCTCGCCAGCCGCCGGGCTGAACACTGGTGGTCAATGCCAGCGAACTGCGCTCATTGATCACGTAGTTCAGGCCCAGTTCTGCGGCCCAGGTTCGGGCGCTCAGTTCGCTGCTGAGTCGCGCCGAGACCACCCAGGGGGCGTGCGTATAGGTGCCGCGCAGGTTCAGCGAGGTGGCCCGCAGGTTCCCCACCGGAACGGCCACCCCGGCACCCAAGCTGTACGAGTCGCGCAGCAGGTCAGCGGCGAGGTTGAGGGTGGTGGTCACCGGCGGACGTTCTACGCCGGGCGCGGGGGCCGGGCGCGCGACCACCACGCCACCGGCAGTGGAAAAGCCCGCACCCGGCGGCGCATACCGCCCCTGCACCGAGGCACTGAACGAGCCGTCAGTGGCCGCCTGTGCTTGCGCCTGCACGTTCAGCGCCGTGTTCACGGCGTACTGGCCAGAGACGTTGGCGCGCCAGATGCCTTCGTTGCGGCCCGCCAGTGCACTCAGCAGCAGGCCGCCGCCGGGCAGCGCCGAGGCCTCAGCAGGGAGGGTGACGCTGCGGCGCGATACCCCGTTTTCATCCTCAAGCAGCAACTCCACCGTGTTGCGCGACTGGTTTTCCAGCGGCAGATTCAGCAGATTCACCTGGCCTGCCGCTGCCTCCACAGTGCCCAGGCGGGTGTTGTTCACGTAGATGGTGATGGTGGCGGGGGTTTCCAGTTCCAGGGTCAGCCGGGGGAGAACGCGCGTCACATTGTGCCTGTACACCGCCCCTACACCAGTAAAGCCCGAGGCCGAGAAGCCGGGCTGGGCCACTGTGGGTGCGGCGTTGTATCCGGCGTACAGGGTGAGACCGCTGTTCAGGGCGTATTGTGCAGTGGCCCGCAGTTGCACCTCATTGGTGCCAGCCGCGCGGCGCGTGTACAGCACGCCGGCATACCCGGTCAGGGTGCGCACTGAGCCGCCAACCCCCACGTAGGCCTGCGCGGGACCCACAGAAAAAGGTGCGCGCGTGGCGCTGCGCACGTCGTAGGTGGCGCTGGCCACCGCACCGAAATCCAGCCCGAATGCAGGCGTCACGGGGTATTCGCGCGGGCGCAGCGCCGTACTGAGATCAATATTCTGGGTGCCCAGACGCGCAGGCACAGCTGATACCCGCAGTTCTTGGCTGTCGGCGCGGTAGCTCAGGCGCAGTTCGGGTTGCAGCCGCAGATAGTCCACGCCGTCACAGCTCACACGTTCGGCCACGTAATTCTGTTCGGTGGGCCGCAGCACCTCTGGGGGCAGCAGGACACCGGTTAGCTGTTCTCCGTTGCGCTCGACCCGCACAATCACGGTGCCGCGTGCTGAGGAACCCACCAGCACATTCAGCAGTTCTTCCGGCGAGTCACAGCTTGGTGTGGCCCTCGCGCCTGTGCCCAGAGCCAGCAGCCCCAGGAGGGTCCAGCGCGCAGATTCAGGGAACAGCAATCGTCTCGACAAGGGTCCGGCCATCCTCACTGAGGTATTTCAGGGTCAGTGGCCCGCGTTGCTCGGCTAGGCCGGGCAAGGTAAAGGTGAGGGTTGAGCCTGCCAGTGCTGCGATCATCTGCGTGGACTGACTGACCGAGCCGCGCGTCACCACCACGTTGCGGTAAATCTGGCGCCGGTTGCCGGCGTTCTGTACATTCAGGATCAGGTCTTTGCCGCGTTCAGTGGCTTGAAAGGTGACCTGGGGCTTGGCGCCGGGCGCCGTGACATAGATAGGCAGCGAGAACGAGACGTTGACATTCAGGCCGGCCGTTCGGCCATCGCCAAAACCGGTATTGACCTTGGGCAGCGCCACGCCTTCAATCGCTTCTTGCTGCACCAGAATGCGGTAAGACAGCTCGGTGCCACTGGGCTTTTTGCGCACACCCACGCGAATCAGCTGCGATTCGCCCGGTTTAACCGTAAAGGTTGCCGGGTTCACGATCAGGTCGCGGGTGTCCTCAAGCACCACGTTGCCACCGACCACCTTCCATACCTTGGCCGTCACCGTAAAGCGTGCGGCGGCATTGGTGCTGTTGACCATCGTCGTTTCGGCCACCAGATTCTTTGTGGCGTCAATGTCCAGCGTGGTTGGGGTAAAGCCAAACGTCTGGGCGCTGGCAGCACCCAGCAGCGCGGCGGCCAGCAGCAGTGGCCTGGGTAGTGCGGCGCAGCGGCGGGCCAGATGGGTCAGAAAGGTGACAGGCAGGCGAAGTGTGGGCATATGGGTCTCCCTGGGTGGCGTGGAGCGCGTTCAGACTGCCGTTACGGCAGGGGTGTGCGGAGATCAAGGGTGAGAGGCGCAGCGTACCATCCGGTGGACACCCACTGGTTGGCCGGCGCGCTAAGGGGAAAGCGCAGGGTCTGGGTGCCGCTCAGCGGCAAGCCCGCGCGTAGGGGCGCAGCGCCACGCAAGACCAATGTGGTGCGCTCGGCAGCGCCATAGAGGAACAGATGCAGGTCGTTTCCGTTGACTGCGGCACCGGGTGCATCGAGAAACAGAGTGGTGGCTTCACCAGGCAAGTCACAGCGCACCGTAATGGTCAGGGCGCCGTTAAGCGGGCTCAGGGCGCTGTAGCTGGGCAGATCCAGTTGGGTTTCCAGCGCACACGACGCCCCTGCCATACCCAGGCTAAGCAGCAGGAAAAATGGAACTGTGCGCATAAACACCTCGTGAAAAACGGGGCCACCCTGGATGATCCCAGAGGGCCCCGGTGCCTCAGGCGGCCAGGATCAGTAGTTGATGGTGATGTACACCGTGCCAGAGTAGTCGCCCACTTCGGGCTCGAACTGGCCCTTGTCGGGGGTGAAGCTGGCGGAGAGCTTGTAGGTGTCGCCGTTCCCGCCCGTGACGTTGAACTTGGTGAAGTTGACCTTGTAGTCGCCTTCCAGGGTCTTGTCATCGTTGTTGGGGGGCAGCGTGAAGCCGGCGCGGACCAGCGACAGACGGCCCTGGATGGGCGGGGTGCTGTCAGTGATGGTGACGGTGTTGAAGGTGTTGCCGATGCCTTCGGTGGCCTTGGCCGAGATAGTGACAACAGTGCCGGTCTGGCAGCGCAGGTTGACATCGTTGCCGGCAGCGTCAATGCTGACCGTTTCGGGAGCAGTGTCAGTGCCGTTGTACTTGGCGGCAGCGGGGGTGCTGTTGTAGCTGGCATTCAGGAACACGGCGCAGCCGGGGACCACTTTCATGTTGAACACCAGGTTGGTGGTGGCGCTGCCACTGCTGCGGCCTCCCTGGGCGCTGGCGACAGTGGTGCACAGTGCGGCGGCAATCATCAGTGCTTTTTTCATAACGTCCTCCCCGTTTGCAAGGACTCCCGCTGTGGCACTCCCCTGCCACGGCTGTCATGAGCGGATGCCCTTGCGCAACGAGGTCACTTTAAGAAAAGACACATGCAGAGTCAACCTTCGTTTTCGCCGTGTGGGTGGGCCTCTTCGCAAAAAAGTACCCCCAAGAACGTAAAAATGACCCAGCGAGTTTTAACGTTTAAATGAGAAATGGGACCACGGGGCAGTTTCGCGGCACCTTTCGAAAAGATGAACGTAAAAGCGACGTAAAAATCTTTGACCCTTGCCCCGGGTATCCCCCGGCGGGGGTGTGACCGAAAAGGAGTGGATAAAGAAGGGGAGATCGTCGAACGCCCGTGGAGTGGGCTGGCGGTTGCGGGCAAGCGACGGGCGAACCAGAGAAGGTCGTTCGACCTGTTCTGAACGCGGTTAATAGGGCACGGCTGGCTACGGGCTGGCCCCAAAACGCTTCGGCGCCAACACGGCCAGCCGCCCTTACGCAGCCACTTTGCGGTTTGCTTCAGCTGTCCCTACCCGGTTTCAAAAGGGCTGCCAGTGTCACCGTAGGTTCAAAAACTGCCCCTTTGCTCCTTCCGCGCTCAATACCGCACCAGTCCGGCCAGACCCCCAAATTCCCGCACCAGTCGCTGGGCGTGCTCGCCGTGCACCCGGCGCACCTCAATGCCGTACAGGTCCGTCAGGTCAGGCAGCAGTTCTTCCAGGGTCACCCGTTCCATCAGGCTGTCGTCCAGCGGGCTGTGGGGCACGTCCTTGCGGCTGGTGAAGTAGGGCACCTCGCGGTTGTGGCTGCGGTACAGGTGCAGCTGCGAGCCGTCTTCGGGGATGACCAGCTGGTACACCCGCGCCTCCTGCAGCAGTTCCAGCACCCGTTCCATCTCCATCACGCCGCGTTCTTGCACCTCGTCCAGCAGGGCCTGCTCGGTGCGGTGCCGGTGCTCGGTCAGGAACGGCTGAATTTTCTCCAGAATCTCGGCCGGGTTCACCCAGCCGGCACCGCCGGTCACATTGGTTTCGCCAATGACCTCAAAGGGCGCTTTTTCCGGCAACTCGGCCTTGAATTCCGCCACCCGCTGCACCGGGCCCACCAGCACCAGGGCGCCAATCTCGGCGCGGGTGAGGAGCTCGGTCAGTTCGGCGGCGATGCGGTTGTAAAAGCGCTGCTGAATGGCGGCCTCGCGGTTTTCGAACAGGTCGGTGCCGCTGTCGCTGCGCGGGCCACTGCCGGGTTGCCCGCGCCCCGCCCCACCGCTGTCCGGGGCCCCCGGCACATGGCGCGTGCCGGACACCATGGTGTCCCAGCGGTCGCCGTCGTCCAGGCGCACGTTTTCTTCTCGGCGCAGTTCCAGCAATTCGCCCTGGCGCAGCAGAAACAGGCGCGCCCATTCCCGGTCCACGGCCAGCACCGCCGCCGAGGGCATCAGGTCCAGCAGGCCCGCCAGCAGCGACTTCAGCGGGCGGCCATAGTGAAAGCGTTCAGGCAGGTCCGCCTGAATGTCATGCCGCTCGAAGAAATCGGCCCCCACGACGTACAGCGCGCTCTTCCCTGAACTGGTGCGCGCCTGCCCCAGGTCTTCGAGCACCTGATTCATGACGGTGGGGGGCACACCCGCGCCTTGCATCGCCAGCTTGACGCGGGTCTGCAGGCCCGTGCCTTCGTTGTCGGGCAGGGTGGGGTTGTCGTTGATGACCCCCATGAACACCATGGTGTCGTCTGGAAGCTGCTGGATCCGGCGAATGGCGGTTCTGGAGATCATGCGGCCATTGTTGGGACGTGCCCCTGGTTGCAGCCGTGCAGTTGCCGAAAACCTGGTTCATGCAGTTCACAGCCCTCCGTAGAGTCGCATGAAGAGGTCTACAGCGCGGCCTGGGTGTTCCCAGTGGCCGCCCCAGGCTGACGCGGCAGCAGGGGCAGCCGGCAGCGTCAGGTCCAGCCCCAAGTGCACCAGCCTTAAGCAATGCAGAAGACCCGCCGACCTCTCCCGCTATCGCCTTAAAATCCCACGCAAGGCAGAACAACGAGAAAGGCCGGAGCATCACGCTCCGGCCCTTCTCGCTGTTG
Above is a window of Deinococcus aquaedulcis DNA encoding:
- a CDS encoding fimbrial biogenesis chaperone; the encoded protein is MPTLRLPVTFLTHLARRCAALPRPLLLAAALLGAASAQTFGFTPTTLDIDATKNLVAETTMVNSTNAAARFTVTAKVWKVVGGNVVLEDTRDLIVNPATFTVKPGESQLIRVGVRKKPSGTELSYRILVQQEAIEGVALPKVNTGFGDGRTAGLNVNVSFSLPIYVTAPGAKPQVTFQATERGKDLILNVQNAGNRRQIYRNVVVTRGSVSQSTQMIAALAGSTLTFTLPGLAEQRGPLTLKYLSEDGRTLVETIAVP
- a CDS encoding VLRF1 family aeRF1-type release factor, with amino-acid sequence MISRTAIRRIQQLPDDTMVFMGVINDNPTLPDNEGTGLQTRVKLAMQGAGVPPTVMNQVLEDLGQARTSSGKSALYVVGADFFERHDIQADLPERFHYGRPLKSLLAGLLDLMPSAAVLAVDREWARLFLLRQGELLELRREENVRLDDGDRWDTMVSGTRHVPGAPDSGGAGRGQPGSGPRSDSGTDLFENREAAIQQRFYNRIAAELTELLTRAEIGALVLVGPVQRVAEFKAELPEKAPFEVIGETNVTGGAGWVNPAEILEKIQPFLTEHRHRTEQALLDEVQERGVMEMERVLELLQEARVYQLVIPEDGSQLHLYRSHNREVPYFTSRKDVPHSPLDDSLMERVTLEELLPDLTDLYGIEVRRVHGEHAQRLVREFGGLAGLVRY
- a CDS encoding fimbria/pilus outer membrane usher protein; protein product: MSRRLLFPESARWTLLGLLALGTGARATPSCDSPEELLNVLVGSSARGTVIVRVERNGEQLTGVLLPPEVLRPTEQNYVAERVSCDGVDYLRLQPELRLSYRADSQELRVSAVPARLGTQNIDLSTALRPREYPVTPAFGLDFGAVASATYDVRSATRAPFSVGPAQAYVGVGGSVRTLTGYAGVLYTRRAAGTNEVQLRATAQYALNSGLTLYAGYNAAPTVAQPGFSASGFTGVGAVYRHNVTRVLPRLTLELETPATITIYVNNTRLGTVEAAAGQVNLLNLPLENQSRNTVELLLEDENGVSRRSVTLPAEASALPGGGLLLSALAGRNEGIWRANVSGQYAVNTALNVQAQAQAATDGSFSASVQGRYAPPGAGFSTAGGVVVARPAPAPGVERPPVTTTLNLAADLLRDSYSLGAGVAVPVGNLRATSLNLRGTYTHAPWVVSARLSSELSARTWAAELGLNYVINERSSLALTTSVQPGGWRAQLSGVYTFSPKLQVSGSVVAGPGSVSPGAALSYQPDTTQALTLRASREDVSATYTLARGVDADASVSLRGAAVRVQGAVSMLDGQVQLTSGLTQRGLLIRTGVSGVLLTVEGAGTVTTNARGDALITNVLPGQTVLIRVRSRDLPLGISVAAPDLEVLPAPTGLTLVDWRSNFTVSTFVRFAWAPGEFAADADLYLDGERIPLDDEGYGLVRRSAVARTGELRSQDGTRRCVLRLEPSAETATCAALPPP
- a CDS encoding benzoate/H(+) symporter BenE family transporter, whose translation is MTTARARWRPLTFWQDTHPSAVLAGAVAVLIGWAGPNVLISAVAQAADLPSSVAMSWLWAHAVFAGVTGIVLSLRTRMPILSTWSTPGIAFLVTALPGIPFPEAVGAFLLSGLLVFLLGAFPPLVRALQAMPAPLAAALNAAILLPFAFRALQAFGEAPALVGVMIAAFFLLRPVAPRWAVAGVLLSGVVATAVLGLGHPAPLTLALTRPEFVWPQFSLHATLNLALPLTVLAFTGQFVPGFGVLKTNGYEPAPGPILRACGLASMGAAVFGCHNLTLGALLANIVSGPDAHPAADKRYVAAVWAGALNILVGLFAGTFLHLMGLLPPQALAALAGLALLSATGNSLHAAFQGAAAGSLAAPVVLAVTLSGVAPLGIGAAFWGILAGLAVYALERRSPRATS
- a CDS encoding aminotransferase-like domain-containing protein, which encodes MAAPSLPDAPRWTALLRGWREHPGPLHGRLQAQLRAAIERGELAPAERLPAERPLAALLGVSRATVVTAYEELTAGGWLTRRVGSGTRVSGGAPRAAPLLTLRTPVAEGAAPDLDFTIAVPLLTDAQRDQLRRASQHAFVESVYHPHGLPDLRALLAELYTRDGLPTRPEQVVVTSGAQQAIALSAATLLRRGDVTLLETPTYFGAIDVMRAAGAELVGVPVEGHGLQADTFMRLAAAHAPRLAFLTPTFQNPTGQVLPARARERLAAFLHDRALPTLEDDTLLDLGFTDEPPPPRMSVYAPQAPIINVGSLSKLYWAGLRVGWMRLPPMLAAPLAQAKTLADFGGSLMAQHAALHLLADLPGLRRARREAVTPARDLLAGLLRAELPEWHFEVPRGGQFLWVQLPTPDASRFTHHAAGHGLRLFPGASMGVSPLPDRYLRLPFTLDPARLPEAAARLKAAWVSFQSRGGQGGLA